Proteins encoded in a region of the Dreissena polymorpha isolate Duluth1 chromosome 6, UMN_Dpol_1.0, whole genome shotgun sequence genome:
- the LOC127833629 gene encoding uncharacterized protein LOC127833629 isoform X3: protein MASLADVFTEKESTNWLKAWLAVDIAKSGLDHFAENEAKTLHLNIYNAVWSSVMAPAVCFGCNTANLLNCPTRGVCDKQGANSSCKAMHDTVTNQPRPCPTNVCNKVLDEIKNLHRFARPSWKNTRADLWAQHPWQIAKAYFPPDGYTAKNSVQETDFNGIISFMMNCKHFDNKFSFPICSGQSNPPCLLTKAREIGRTVRHLSQCKLTDADLQVIFTTLTDLLTDPTCLAHIVASQEAVNKLVKLQHDVLKITTEEIIHLLEAVQDKLKKVVQDELKEVFQDKDKEVIQDKVKEVENIAEKTLQEIRESIQRYMNDLKEHNDTCKQQLDEHTKTCEVKLDEHTGKCEVKLDEHTGKCKVKLDEHSQKCEVKLDEHTEKCEMKLDEHTEQLKNTLDGHSRKQSESNYAKSCEDFLRRLIKHYKDTSSYVPLSPLDQSLDKCITDIYATPKIHRINIKKDGTRKKAEQVSLYNEILYTNDLANRHIYVQGDPGSGKSTFAAKLVHDWCNKPLMTAPDENTAFDDLMTIEKFKFIFFISLRDVIGQKDIRQMIRAQLVDRMYSEDDLNDVHKLLKKIIETEQCLVVQDGLDEWIAPDGCNLPEPSLTGLQQDTVTVLTTARPWKLADERIKNSQIDILLEIEGIRDPDMFCKKILGCIIDETEDLDKTVKEFQTFVEIRELESLSASPMLYTLVICMWVDTTKEEEQLTGYSLCALYTIWLETLCKKANSTTGYFNDLNPSPVECFSRTSYLQPNIVHLDKLAAAACKLLFSSERETSIVFSNITLSNYFSQEEFTFCLSFALKAGILTNRKDKSRTSNSNSFIHKTLQEFLAAYYIARNTHVIQDVIVGYLNRYCNSYLDISQVFVFLCGINTVAANELSGLMNECNVAHGYDPFETQFGPSEFQMIIEEGIKEAAASKQDGICPTLSQFYIYYNNIQDLHRIWSTNTANVRSLYLGIYATDIQSLPLGSSLARGQQKSHFEFNLSSCHRLKDLRLEGSAIWLKDPASLGTSDLPVWIFLNNAEPSQCGDPPSVLPSIAYIKLSFFKCSSSGLRSLFSTLLTLDHEVKCTLEDCVITSSVGRSSICTKATIRTGLNKTFHIGNVMSGPGFWEALHGLNIKCLDINGLNADCIEHGSESLFKSLKSLIQLDTLSISAKEFHPSLWKALHGLNIKCLDINGLNADSMEVGSESLLKSLKSLIQLDTLSISAKEFHPTLMKTLYILNIKTVTLSLIGRCPSRLIRKYASRISQEPTSPTQMDTLYIAMNSNTGLLDALYDLIETTLSLCGNGENVTVNRVSAECKSLETLKQPDPASLGTSDTSVLIVLNNAEWGNPSKVLPSIAYIKLSFFKCYSSGLRSLFRTLLTLDHEVKCTLEDCVITSSVGRSSICTKATIRTGLNKTFHIGNVMIGPGFWEALHGLNIKCLDINGLNADCMEHGSESLFRSLKSLIKLDTLSISAKEFHPSLWKALHGLNIKCLNINGLDADCTEHGLESLFQSLKSLVQLDTLSIRAKEFHPTLWKALHGLNIKCLNIKCLNINGLNAACMEEGSESLFQSLKSLVQLDTLTISAKEFHPTLWKALHGLNIKCLNIKCLNINGLDADCMEHGLESLFQSLKSLVQLDTLSISAKKFHPTLWKALYGLNIKCLNIKCLNINGLNAACMEEGSESLFLSLKSLVQLDTLTISAKEFHPTLWKALHGLNIKCLNIKCLNINGLDADCMEHGLESLFQSLKSLVQLDTLSIRAKEFHPTLWKALHGLNIKCLNIKCRNINGLNAACMEEGSESLFQSLKSLVQLDTLTISAKEFHPTLWKALHGLNIKHLNIKCLNINRLNAAYMGQGSRLKVEESVKSVHQNCKSQSKW from the exons ATGGCGAGTCTGGCAGATGTTTTCACTGAGAAAGAAAGTACCAACTGGCTAAAGGCATGGTTGGCAGTGGATATTGCAAAGTCTGGCTTAGATCATTTCGCAGAGAACGAAGCTAAAACTTtacatttgaatatatacaaCGCTGTCTGGTCAAGTGTTATGGCACCAGCTGTTTGCTTTGGCTGTAACACCGCAAACTTGCTGAACTGCCCGACACGAGGAGTATGCGATAAACAAGGCGCAAACAGCTCATGTAAGGCTATGCATGATACCGTGACAAATCAACCACGACCGTGCCCTACTAACGTGTGTAATAAAGTTCtcgatgaaataaaaaatctgcaCAGATTTGCCCGTCCTTCGTGGAAAAATACAAGGGCGGATCTATGGGCACAACATCCTTGGCAAATTGCCAAGGCGTATTTTCCTCCGGACGGATATACTGCAAAGAATTCGGTGCAAGAAACAGACTTCAATGGCATCATCAGTTTTATGATGAACTGTAAACACTTCGACAACAAGTTTTCATTCCCTATATGTTCAGGACAAAGCAATCCCCCATGTCTACTGACAAAG GCGCGTGAGATTGGCAGGACTGTACGTCATTTGTCTCAGTGTAAACTCACAGATGCAGATCTCCAGGTCATCTTCACAACACTGACTGACTTGCTGACTGACCCAACGTGTCTAGCACACATTGTCGCATCACAGGAGGCTGTGAACAAATTAGTAAAG CTGCAACATGACGTGTTGAAGATAACCACGGAGGAAATTATCCATTTACTAGAAGCTGTTCAAGATAAACTAAAGAAAGTTGTTCAAGATGAGCTTAAGGAAGTTTTTCAAGATAAGGACAAGGAAGTTATTCAAGATAAAGTGAAGGAAGTTGAAAATATAGCCGAGAAGACGCTTCAAGAGATAAGGGAGTCCATTCAACGATACATGAATGATCTCAAGGAGCACAATGACACATGTAAACAGCAACTTGATGAGCACACTAAAACATGTGAAGTGAAACTGGATGAACACACTGGAAAATGTGAAGTGAAACTGGATGAACACACTGGAAAATGTAAAGTAAAACTGGATGAACACTCACAAAAATGTGAAGTGAAACTGGATGAACACACTGAAAAATGTGAAATGAAACTGGATGAACACACTGAACaacttaaaaatacacttgaTGGGCATTCTCGAAAGCAATCAGAATCAAACTATGCGAAATCATGCGAAG ATTTCCTTCGACGTTTGATTAAACATTACAAGGACACATCTAGCTATGTGCCTCTTTCTCCTTTGGATCAAAGTCTTGATAAGTGTATAACAGACATATACGCAACGCCTAAAATACATCGGATCAATATAAAGAAAGATGGTACACGAAAGAAAGCGGAACAAGTAAGTTTGTACAATGAAATATTGTATACAAACGATCTTGCAAATAGACATATTTACGTGCAAGGCGACCCCGGCTCCGGAAAGTCAACTTTTGCAGCTAAGTTAGTTCATGATTGGTGCAATAAGCCTTTGATGACTGCTCCGGATGAAAATACAGCTTTTGATGACTTGATGACAATTGaaaaattcaagttcatatttttcATCTCGTTGAGAGACGTAATAGGACAGAAGGATATACGTCAGATGATTAGAGCCCAGCTCGTTGATCGAATGTATTCCGAAGATGATCTTAATGATGTGCACAAACTTCTGAAAAAAATTATAGAGACTGAACAATGTCTCGTAGTTCAGGATGGCCTAGATGAATGGATAGCTCCTGATGGTTGTAACTTACCTGAACCTTCTTTGACAGGATTACAACAGGACACGGTCACGGTTCTTACTACAGCTCGACCATGGAAACTGGCTGATGAACGTATCAAAAATTCTCAAATCGACATTCTATTAGAGATTGAGGGCATACGCGATCCggatatgttttgtaaaaaaatactcGGGTGCATAATTGACGAGACTGAGGATCTGGACAAAACTGTGAAAGAATTTCAAACATTCGTTGAAATACGTGAACTTGAATCGTTATCAGCTTCACCCATGTTGTACACGCTGGTTATCTGTATGTGGGTAGACACGACGAAAGAGGAGGAACAGTTAACAGGATATTCCTTGTGTGCGTTATACACAATTTGGCTCGAAACTCTTTGTAAAAAAGCGAACAGTACGACtggttattttaatgatttaaaccCTTCTCCTGTAGAGTGTTTTTCTAGGACAAGTTACCTACAGCCAAATATTGTACACTTAGATAAGCTTGCAGCTGCAGCTTGTAAATTGTTGTTCTCTTCTGAAAGAGAAACATCTATTGTTTTCAGTAACATTACATTGTCGAACTATTTTTCTCAGGAAGAGTTCAcattttgtttatcatttgctCTCAAGGCAGGAATATTAACAAACAGGAAAGATAAAAGTCGGACCAGTAACTCGAACTCGTTCATTCACAAAACTTTGCAAGAATTCCTCGCAGCGTATTATATCGCACGCAATACACATGTCATTCAAGACGTAATTGTCGGGTATCTTAATCGCTACTGCAATTCCTATCTCGATATATCTCAAGTTTTTGTATTCCTGTGTGGAATTAACACTGTTGCTGCGAATGAATTGTCGGGTTTGATGAACGAATGCAACGTTGCTCATGGCTATGATCCCTTTGAGACACAATTCGGGCCCAGTGAATTTCAGATGATAATTGAGGAAGGAATCAAGGAGGCTGCAGCCAGCAAACAGGATGGCATATGCCCAACACTCAGtcaattttacatttattacaacaacATACAAGATTTACATCGCATCTGGTCTACAAACACTGCCAACGTCCGGTCATTGTATCTGGGAATCTATGCCACCGATATTCAGTCATTGCCTCTAGGAAGTTCACTTGCACGTGGTCagcaaaaatcacattttgagtTTAACCTGTCGTCGTGCCACAGACTGAAAGACTTGCGTTTAGAAGGAAGTGCTATATGGCTAAAAG aTCCTGCCAGTTTGGGCACATCGGATCTTCCGGTCTGGATTTTTCTCAACAATGCAGAGCCATCACAATGTGGAGACCCTCCTTCAGTACTGCCCTCCATAGCATACATTAAACTGTCATTTTTCAAATGTTCCTCCTCCGGGCTACGAAGTCTGTTCAGCACGCTGCTAACTCTCGACCATGAGGTGAAGTGTACTCTTGAGGATTGTGTCATAACATCTTCTGTCGGAAGATCATCTATATGCACAAAGGCAACAATAAGGACgggtttaaacaaaacattccacaTAGGCAATGTTATGAGTGGCCCCGGTTTTTGGGAGGCTctacatggtctgaatatcaagtgTCTGGATATCAATGGACTGAATGCTGACTGTATTGAACACGGTTCAGAGTCCTTGTTTAAGTCTCTAAAATCGCTCATACAGCTGGACACGCTTAGTATAAGCGCGAAGGAATTCCATCCCTCTTTGTGGAAGGCTctacatggtctgaatatcaagtgTCTGGATATCAATGGACTGAATGCTGACTCGATGGAAGTAGGTTCAGAGTCTTTGTTAAAGTCTCTAAAATCGCTCATACAGCTGGACACGCTTAGTATAAGCGCGAAGGAATTCCATCCCACTTTGATGAAGACCCTGTACATTCTGAATATCAAAACTGTAACTCTCAGTTTAATTGGTAGATGTCCTAGTCGTCTGATAAGAAAGTATGCATCGCGGATTTCGCAGGAACCAACATCGCCCACACAAATGGACACACTTTATATAGCCATGAATTCCAATACCGGTCTGTTAGATGCTCTTTATGATCTGATTGAAACCACCCTCAGTCTGTGTGGAAATGGAGAAAATGTAACAGTGAATCGTGTATCGGCAGAGTGTAAGTCACTCGAGACGCTAAAACAGCCTG aTCCTGCCAGTTTGGGAACATCGGATACTTCGGTCTTGATTGTTCTCAACAATGCAGAATGGGGAAACCCTTCTAAAGTACTGCCCTCCATAGCATACATTAAACTGTCATTTTTCAAATGTTACTCCTCCGGGCTACGAAGTCTGTTCAGGACGCTGCTAACTCTCGACCATGAGGTGAAGTGTACTCTTGAGGATTGTGTCATAACATCTTCTGTCGGAAGATCATCTATATGCACAAAGGCAACAATAAGGACgggtttaaacaaaacattccacaTAGGCAATGTTATGATTGGCCCCGGTTTTTGGGAGGCTctacatggtctgaatatcaagtgTCTGGATATCAATGGACTGAATGCTGACTGTATGGAACACGGTTCAGAGTCTTTGTTTAGGTCTCTAAAATCGCTCATAAAGCTGGACACGCTTAGTATAAGCGCGAAGGAATTCCATCCCTCTTTGTGGAAGGCTctacatggtctgaatatcaagtgTCTGAATATCAATGGACTGGATGCTGACTGTACGGAACACGGTTTAGAGTCTTTGTTTCAGTCTCTAAAATCACTCGTACAACTGGACACGCTTAGTATACGCGCGAAGGAATTCCATCCCACTTTGTGGAAGGCTctacatggtctgaatatcaaatgTCTGAATATCAAGTGTCTGAATATCAATGGACTGAATGCTGCCTGTATGGAAGAAGGTTCAGAGTCTTTGTTTCAGTCTCTAAAATCACTCGTACAACTGGACACGTTAACTATAAGCGCGAAGGAATTCCATCCCACTTTGTGGAAGGCTctacatggtctgaatatcaagtgTCTGAATATCAAGTGTCTGAATATCAATGGGCTGGATGCTGACTGTATGGAACACGGTTTAGAGTCTTTGTTTCAGTCTCTAAAATCACTCGTACAACTGGACACGCTTAGTATAAGCGCGAAGAAATTCCATCCCACTTTGTGGAAGGCTCTatatggtctgaatatcaaatgTCTGAATATCAAGTGTCTGAATATCAATGGACTGAATGCTGCCTGTATGGAAGAAG GTTCAGAGTCTTTGTTTCTGTCTCTAAAATCACTCGTACAACTGGACACGTTAACTATAAGCGCGAAGGAATTCCATCCCACTTTGTGGAAGGCTctacatggtctgaatatcaagtgTCTGAATATCAAGTGTCTGAATATCAATGGGCTGGATGCTGACTGTATGGAACACGGTTTAGAGTCTTTGTTTCAGTCTCTAAAATCACTCGTACAACTGGACACGCTTAGTATACGCGCGAAGGAATTCCATCCCACTTTGTGGAAGGCTctacatggtctgaatatcaaatgTCTGAATATCAAGTGTCGGAATATCAATGGACTGAATGCTGCCTGTATGGAAGAAG GTTCAGAGTCTTTGTTTCAGTCTCTTAAATCACTCGTACAACTGGACACGTTAACTATAAGCGCGAAGGAATTCCATCCCACTTTGTGGAAGGCTctacatggtctgaatatcaagcaTCTAAATATCAAGTGTCTGAATATCAATAGACTGAATGCTGCCTATATGGGACAAGGTTCAAGGCTCAAGGTGGAAGAATCTGTAAAATCTGTACATCAAAATTGTAAATCTCAGTCTAAATGGTAG
- the LOC127833629 gene encoding uncharacterized protein LOC127833629 isoform X4, translating into MASLADVFTEKESTNWLKAWLAVDIAKSGLDHFAENEAKTLHLNIYNAVWSSVMAPAVCFGCNTANLLNCPTRGVCDKQGANSSCKAMHDTVTNQPRPCPTNVCNKVLDEIKNLHRFARPSWKNTRADLWAQHPWQIAKAYFPPDGYTAKNSVQETDFNGIISFMMNCKHFDNKFSFPICSGQSNPPCLLTKAREIGRTVRHLSQCKLTDADLQVIFTTLTDLLTDPTCLAHIVASQEAVNKLVKLQHDVLKITTEEIIHLLEAVQDKLKKVVQDELKEVFQDKDKEVIQDKVKEVENIAEKTLQEIRESIQRYMNDLKEHNDTCKQQLDEHTKTCEVKLDEHTGKCEVKLDEHTGKCKVKLDEHSQKCEVKLDEHTEKCEMKLDEHTEQLKNTLDGHSRKQSESNYAKSCEDFLRRLIKHYKDTSSYVPLSPLDQSLDKCITDIYATPKIHRINIKKDGTRKKAEQVSLYNEILYTNDLANRHIYVQGDPGSGKSTFAAKLVHDWCNKPLMTAPDENTAFDDLMTIEKFKFIFFISLRDVIGQKDIRQMIRAQLVDRMYSEDDLNDVHKLLKKIIETEQCLVVQDGLDEWIAPDGCNLPEPSLTGLQQDTVTVLTTARPWKLADERIKNSQIDILLEIEGIRDPDMFCKKILGCIIDETEDLDKTVKEFQTFVEIRELESLSASPMLYTLVICMWVDTTKEEEQLTGYSLCALYTIWLETLCKKANSTTGYFNDLNPSPVECFSRTSYLQPNIVHLDKLAAAACKLLFSSERETSIVFSNITLSNYFSQEEFTFCLSFALKAGILTNRKDKSRTSNSNSFIHKTLQEFLAAYYIARNTHVIQDVIVGYLNRYCNSYLDISQVFVFLCGINTVAANELSGLMNECNVAHGYDPFETQFGPSEFQMIIEEGIKEAAASKQDGICPTLSQFYIYYNNIQDLHRIWSTNTANVRSLYLGIYATDIQSLPLGSSLARGQQKSHFEFNLSSCHRLKDLRLEGSAIWLKDPASLGTSDLPVWIFLNNAEPSQCGDPPSVLPSIAYIKLSFFKCSSSGLRSLFSTLLTLDHEVKCTLEDCVITSSVGRSSICTKATIRTGLNKTFHIGNVMSGPGFWEALHGLNIKCLDINGLNADCIEHGSESLFKSLKSLIQLDTLSISAKEFHPSLWKALHGLNIKCLDINGLNADSMEVGSESLLKSLKSLIQLDTLSISAKEFHPTLMKTLYILNIKTVTLSLIGRCPSRLIRKYASRISQEPTSPTQMDTLYIAMNSNTGLLDALYDLIETTLSLCGNGENVTVNRVSAECKSLETLKQPDPASLGTSDTSVLIVLNNAEWGNPSKVLPSIAYIKLSFFKCYSSGLRSLFRTLLTLDHEVKCTLEDCVITSSVGRSSICTKATIRTGLNKTFHIGNVMIGPGFWEALHGLNIKCLDINGLNADCMEHGSESLFRSLKSLIKLDTLSISAKEFHPSLWKALHGLNIKCLNINGLDADCTEHGLESLFQSLKSLVQLDTLSIRAKEFHPTLWKALHGLNIKCLNIKCLNINGLNAACMEEGSESLFQSLKSLVQLDTLTISAKEFHPTLWKALHGLNIKCLNIKCLNINGLDADCMEHGLESLFQSLKSLVQLDTLSISAKKFHPTLWKALYGLNIKCLNIKCLNINGLNAACMEEGSESLFQSLKSLVQLDTLTISAKEFHPTLWKALYGLNIKCLNIKCRNINGLNAACMEEGSESLFQSLKSLVQLDTLTISAKEFHPTLWKALHGLNIKHLNIKCLNINRLNAAYMGQGSRLKVEESVKSVHQNCKSQSKW; encoded by the exons ATGGCGAGTCTGGCAGATGTTTTCACTGAGAAAGAAAGTACCAACTGGCTAAAGGCATGGTTGGCAGTGGATATTGCAAAGTCTGGCTTAGATCATTTCGCAGAGAACGAAGCTAAAACTTtacatttgaatatatacaaCGCTGTCTGGTCAAGTGTTATGGCACCAGCTGTTTGCTTTGGCTGTAACACCGCAAACTTGCTGAACTGCCCGACACGAGGAGTATGCGATAAACAAGGCGCAAACAGCTCATGTAAGGCTATGCATGATACCGTGACAAATCAACCACGACCGTGCCCTACTAACGTGTGTAATAAAGTTCtcgatgaaataaaaaatctgcaCAGATTTGCCCGTCCTTCGTGGAAAAATACAAGGGCGGATCTATGGGCACAACATCCTTGGCAAATTGCCAAGGCGTATTTTCCTCCGGACGGATATACTGCAAAGAATTCGGTGCAAGAAACAGACTTCAATGGCATCATCAGTTTTATGATGAACTGTAAACACTTCGACAACAAGTTTTCATTCCCTATATGTTCAGGACAAAGCAATCCCCCATGTCTACTGACAAAG GCGCGTGAGATTGGCAGGACTGTACGTCATTTGTCTCAGTGTAAACTCACAGATGCAGATCTCCAGGTCATCTTCACAACACTGACTGACTTGCTGACTGACCCAACGTGTCTAGCACACATTGTCGCATCACAGGAGGCTGTGAACAAATTAGTAAAG CTGCAACATGACGTGTTGAAGATAACCACGGAGGAAATTATCCATTTACTAGAAGCTGTTCAAGATAAACTAAAGAAAGTTGTTCAAGATGAGCTTAAGGAAGTTTTTCAAGATAAGGACAAGGAAGTTATTCAAGATAAAGTGAAGGAAGTTGAAAATATAGCCGAGAAGACGCTTCAAGAGATAAGGGAGTCCATTCAACGATACATGAATGATCTCAAGGAGCACAATGACACATGTAAACAGCAACTTGATGAGCACACTAAAACATGTGAAGTGAAACTGGATGAACACACTGGAAAATGTGAAGTGAAACTGGATGAACACACTGGAAAATGTAAAGTAAAACTGGATGAACACTCACAAAAATGTGAAGTGAAACTGGATGAACACACTGAAAAATGTGAAATGAAACTGGATGAACACACTGAACaacttaaaaatacacttgaTGGGCATTCTCGAAAGCAATCAGAATCAAACTATGCGAAATCATGCGAAG ATTTCCTTCGACGTTTGATTAAACATTACAAGGACACATCTAGCTATGTGCCTCTTTCTCCTTTGGATCAAAGTCTTGATAAGTGTATAACAGACATATACGCAACGCCTAAAATACATCGGATCAATATAAAGAAAGATGGTACACGAAAGAAAGCGGAACAAGTAAGTTTGTACAATGAAATATTGTATACAAACGATCTTGCAAATAGACATATTTACGTGCAAGGCGACCCCGGCTCCGGAAAGTCAACTTTTGCAGCTAAGTTAGTTCATGATTGGTGCAATAAGCCTTTGATGACTGCTCCGGATGAAAATACAGCTTTTGATGACTTGATGACAATTGaaaaattcaagttcatatttttcATCTCGTTGAGAGACGTAATAGGACAGAAGGATATACGTCAGATGATTAGAGCCCAGCTCGTTGATCGAATGTATTCCGAAGATGATCTTAATGATGTGCACAAACTTCTGAAAAAAATTATAGAGACTGAACAATGTCTCGTAGTTCAGGATGGCCTAGATGAATGGATAGCTCCTGATGGTTGTAACTTACCTGAACCTTCTTTGACAGGATTACAACAGGACACGGTCACGGTTCTTACTACAGCTCGACCATGGAAACTGGCTGATGAACGTATCAAAAATTCTCAAATCGACATTCTATTAGAGATTGAGGGCATACGCGATCCggatatgttttgtaaaaaaatactcGGGTGCATAATTGACGAGACTGAGGATCTGGACAAAACTGTGAAAGAATTTCAAACATTCGTTGAAATACGTGAACTTGAATCGTTATCAGCTTCACCCATGTTGTACACGCTGGTTATCTGTATGTGGGTAGACACGACGAAAGAGGAGGAACAGTTAACAGGATATTCCTTGTGTGCGTTATACACAATTTGGCTCGAAACTCTTTGTAAAAAAGCGAACAGTACGACtggttattttaatgatttaaaccCTTCTCCTGTAGAGTGTTTTTCTAGGACAAGTTACCTACAGCCAAATATTGTACACTTAGATAAGCTTGCAGCTGCAGCTTGTAAATTGTTGTTCTCTTCTGAAAGAGAAACATCTATTGTTTTCAGTAACATTACATTGTCGAACTATTTTTCTCAGGAAGAGTTCAcattttgtttatcatttgctCTCAAGGCAGGAATATTAACAAACAGGAAAGATAAAAGTCGGACCAGTAACTCGAACTCGTTCATTCACAAAACTTTGCAAGAATTCCTCGCAGCGTATTATATCGCACGCAATACACATGTCATTCAAGACGTAATTGTCGGGTATCTTAATCGCTACTGCAATTCCTATCTCGATATATCTCAAGTTTTTGTATTCCTGTGTGGAATTAACACTGTTGCTGCGAATGAATTGTCGGGTTTGATGAACGAATGCAACGTTGCTCATGGCTATGATCCCTTTGAGACACAATTCGGGCCCAGTGAATTTCAGATGATAATTGAGGAAGGAATCAAGGAGGCTGCAGCCAGCAAACAGGATGGCATATGCCCAACACTCAGtcaattttacatttattacaacaacATACAAGATTTACATCGCATCTGGTCTACAAACACTGCCAACGTCCGGTCATTGTATCTGGGAATCTATGCCACCGATATTCAGTCATTGCCTCTAGGAAGTTCACTTGCACGTGGTCagcaaaaatcacattttgagtTTAACCTGTCGTCGTGCCACAGACTGAAAGACTTGCGTTTAGAAGGAAGTGCTATATGGCTAAAAG aTCCTGCCAGTTTGGGCACATCGGATCTTCCGGTCTGGATTTTTCTCAACAATGCAGAGCCATCACAATGTGGAGACCCTCCTTCAGTACTGCCCTCCATAGCATACATTAAACTGTCATTTTTCAAATGTTCCTCCTCCGGGCTACGAAGTCTGTTCAGCACGCTGCTAACTCTCGACCATGAGGTGAAGTGTACTCTTGAGGATTGTGTCATAACATCTTCTGTCGGAAGATCATCTATATGCACAAAGGCAACAATAAGGACgggtttaaacaaaacattccacaTAGGCAATGTTATGAGTGGCCCCGGTTTTTGGGAGGCTctacatggtctgaatatcaagtgTCTGGATATCAATGGACTGAATGCTGACTGTATTGAACACGGTTCAGAGTCCTTGTTTAAGTCTCTAAAATCGCTCATACAGCTGGACACGCTTAGTATAAGCGCGAAGGAATTCCATCCCTCTTTGTGGAAGGCTctacatggtctgaatatcaagtgTCTGGATATCAATGGACTGAATGCTGACTCGATGGAAGTAGGTTCAGAGTCTTTGTTAAAGTCTCTAAAATCGCTCATACAGCTGGACACGCTTAGTATAAGCGCGAAGGAATTCCATCCCACTTTGATGAAGACCCTGTACATTCTGAATATCAAAACTGTAACTCTCAGTTTAATTGGTAGATGTCCTAGTCGTCTGATAAGAAAGTATGCATCGCGGATTTCGCAGGAACCAACATCGCCCACACAAATGGACACACTTTATATAGCCATGAATTCCAATACCGGTCTGTTAGATGCTCTTTATGATCTGATTGAAACCACCCTCAGTCTGTGTGGAAATGGAGAAAATGTAACAGTGAATCGTGTATCGGCAGAGTGTAAGTCACTCGAGACGCTAAAACAGCCTG aTCCTGCCAGTTTGGGAACATCGGATACTTCGGTCTTGATTGTTCTCAACAATGCAGAATGGGGAAACCCTTCTAAAGTACTGCCCTCCATAGCATACATTAAACTGTCATTTTTCAAATGTTACTCCTCCGGGCTACGAAGTCTGTTCAGGACGCTGCTAACTCTCGACCATGAGGTGAAGTGTACTCTTGAGGATTGTGTCATAACATCTTCTGTCGGAAGATCATCTATATGCACAAAGGCAACAATAAGGACgggtttaaacaaaacattccacaTAGGCAATGTTATGATTGGCCCCGGTTTTTGGGAGGCTctacatggtctgaatatcaagtgTCTGGATATCAATGGACTGAATGCTGACTGTATGGAACACGGTTCAGAGTCTTTGTTTAGGTCTCTAAAATCGCTCATAAAGCTGGACACGCTTAGTATAAGCGCGAAGGAATTCCATCCCTCTTTGTGGAAGGCTctacatggtctgaatatcaagtgTCTGAATATCAATGGACTGGATGCTGACTGTACGGAACACGGTTTAGAGTCTTTGTTTCAGTCTCTAAAATCACTCGTACAACTGGACACGCTTAGTATACGCGCGAAGGAATTCCATCCCACTTTGTGGAAGGCTctacatggtctgaatatcaaatgTCTGAATATCAAGTGTCTGAATATCAATGGACTGAATGCTGCCTGTATGGAAGAAGGTTCAGAGTCTTTGTTTCAGTCTCTAAAATCACTCGTACAACTGGACACGTTAACTATAAGCGCGAAGGAATTCCATCCCACTTTGTGGAAGGCTctacatggtctgaatatcaagtgTCTGAATATCAAGTGTCTGAATATCAATGGGCTGGATGCTGACTGTATGGAACACGGTTTAGAGTCTTTGTTTCAGTCTCTAAAATCACTCGTACAACTGGACACGCTTAGTATAAGCGCGAAGAAATTCCATCCCACTTTGTGGAAGGCTCTatatggtctgaatatcaaatgTCTGAATATCAAGTGTCTGAATATCAATGGACTGAATGCTGCCTGTATGGAAGAAG GTTCAGAGTCTTTGTTTCAGTCTCTTAAATCACTCGTACAACTGGACACGTTAACTATAAGCGCGAAGGAATTCCATCCCACTTTGTGGAAGGCTCTatatggtctgaatatcaaatgTCTGAATATCAAGTGTCGGAATATCAATGGACTGAATGCTGCCTGTATGGAAGAAG GTTCAGAGTCTTTGTTTCAGTCTCTTAAATCACTCGTACAACTGGACACGTTAACTATAAGCGCGAAGGAATTCCATCCCACTTTGTGGAAGGCTctacatggtctgaatatcaagcaTCTAAATATCAAGTGTCTGAATATCAATAGACTGAATGCTGCCTATATGGGACAAGGTTCAAGGCTCAAGGTGGAAGAATCTGTAAAATCTGTACATCAAAATTGTAAATCTCAGTCTAAATGGTAG